From one Gossypium hirsutum isolate 1008001.06 chromosome D08, Gossypium_hirsutum_v2.1, whole genome shotgun sequence genomic stretch:
- the LOC107917011 gene encoding putative pentatricopeptide repeat-containing protein At1g09680: MQSQTLKRSTSRSRSAWYSPPLPHHHDPILTTLSHAISNSPTKPLHVSLSKLLPSLTPSHVVNLIVLNPHSLSPHSLFSFFNFLSSHPTFRHTVHSYSAMSHFLVAHNMLPQARFLLNFLVSRKGKDSASSIFASVLETKGTHQCDFVFDSLMIAYTDLGFVSDAIQCFRLVRKHKLRVPFRGCKYLFDRMMKISSPIVSLGFYMEILEYGFPPNVYSFNILMNKLCREGLIKDAQMVFDEIARRGLLASVVSFNTLINGYCKSGNLDEGFRLRSAMEEAGICPDVFTYSVLINGLCKESRLDKANELFEEMCDRGLIPNDVIFTSLIDGMCKNGRTDLAMGTYQQFLTKGFKPDLIMYNSLINGLCKAGDLKGAKKLIAEMSLRGLKPDKFTYTILLDGFCKEGDMESALGIREEMIKQGIKLDDVAFTALISGLCKEGRHLDAERALREMLDAGMKPDAAAYTMVMDGFCKKGDVRMGFKLLKQMQSDGHVPGVVTYNVLMNGLCKQGQLRNANMLLDNMLNLGVVPDTITYNILLDGHCKKANPKDFGKLKSEMGLVADYASYSSLISKISGASKHQSRR, encoded by the coding sequence TCACAGACACTTAAAAGGTCCACATCTCGCTCTCGCTCTGCCTGGTACTCTCCGCCATTGCCTCACCACCATGACCCCATTCTCACCACCCTCTCTCACGCAATTAGCAACTCCCCGACAAAGCCTCTTCACGTTTCTCTCAGTAAACTCCTTCCTTCCCTTACCCCCTCTCATGTCGTCAACCTCATCGTCCTCAATCCTCACTCACTATCACCGCACTCCCTCTTCTCCTTTTTCAACTTCCTTTCTTCCCACCCCACTTTTCGCCACACGGTTCATTCTTATTCCGCCATGTCCCATTTCCTTGTTGCCCACAATATGCTCCCTCAAGCACGATTTCTTCTCAACTTTTTAGTCTCTCGCAAAGGGAAAGACTCGGCTTCTTCGATTTTTGCTTCGGTTCTCGAAACTAAAGGTACCCATCAGTGTGATTTTGTTTTTGATTCCTTAATGATTGCGTATACGGATTTGGGTTTTGTTTCTGATGCTATTCAGTGCTTTAGATTGGTAAGGAAGCATAAACTTAGAGTACCATTTCGGGGttgtaaatatttgtttgataGAATGATGAAGATAAGTTCGCCGATTGTGAGTTTGGGATTTTATATGGAGATTTTGGAATATGGATTCCCACCCAATGtgtatagttttaatattttgatgaataaattgTGTCGAGAAGGTCTAATTAAAGATGCCCAAATGGTGTTCGATGAAATTGCAAGGAGAGGTTTGCTTGCTTCAGTTGTCAGTTTCAATACTTTGATCAACGGATATTGTAAATCGGGGAATTTAGACGAAGGGTTTAGGTTGAGAAGTGCTATGGAGGAAGCTGGGATCTGTCCTGATGTTTTTACTTACAGTGTTTTGATTAATGGATTGTGTAAAGAGAGTAGGTTGGATAAAGCAAATGAACTGTTTGAAGAAATGTGTGACAGAGGGTTGATCCCAAATGATGTTATTTTCACTAGCTTAATTGATGGAATGTGCAAAAATGGAAGAACTGATTTAGCCATGGGAACATATCAGCAGTTTTTGACAAAAGGATTCAAGCCAGATTTGATTATGTACAATTCACTTATAAATGGTCTATGCAAGGCTGGGGATCTAAAAGGGGCAAAGAAGCTTATTGCTGAGATGAGCTTGAGAGGTTTAAAACCTGACAAGTTCACTTACACAATACTATTAGATGGATTTTGTAAAGAGGGAGATATGGAGTCAGCATTGGGGATTAGAGAGGAAATGATTAAACAAGGGATTAAACTTGATGATGTGGCTTTCACAGCCCTTATTTCAGGGTTATGTAAAGAGGGAAGACACCTTGATGCTGAAAGAGCATTGAGGGAGATGTTAGACGCTGGTATGAAACCGGATGCTGCTGCCTATACTATGGTCATGGATGGATTTTGTAAGAAGGGTGATGTAAGGATGGGTTTTAAGTTGCTTAAGCAGATGCAGAGTGATGGCCATGTGCCTGGTGTTGTAACCTACAATGTGCTTATGAATGGACTTTGCAAACAGGGGCAACTAAGAAATGCTAATATGCTGCTGGATAATATGCTTAATTTGGGGGTGGTTCCAGACACCATTACATACAACATTCTATTAGATGGTCATTGCAAGAAGGCAAATCCAAAAGATTTCGGCAAGTTAAAAAGTGAGATGGGGCTTGTAGCAGATTATGCCTCGTATAGTTCACTAATTAGCAAGATCAGTGGAGCATCAAAACATCAGTCAAGGAGATAA